The DNA region GAGCTACGAGCGCTACCTGCAGAACGGCTTCCGCGATGCGTGGGGGTTCAGCGGGGTGCCCATCCGCATCAACCTCCGCCAGCGTGGCGAGGAGGCGGATTGAGCCCCTGGCTGGCGCTCGCGGCGTCGTACCTGTGGGGCGCGGTCCCGGCCAGCTACCTGGCCGGGAAGTGGTCGCGCGGCATCGACCTGCGACGGCACGGAAGCGGCAACCTGGGCGCCACCAACACCTTCCGCGTCCTCGGCGCAAAGGTGGCGGCGCCGGTGATGGTCTTCGACATCCTCAAGGGCTTCCTCCCCGTCTTCCTCTTCACCCGCTGGGACGAGCCCGCCGGCTGGCAGTGGGGCCTGGCGTACGGCGCGGCGGCCATCGTGGGGCACGTCTTTCCGGTGTACATGGGGTTCAAGGGGGGGAAGGGGGTCGCGACCGGGGCGGGGGTCTTCCTCGCGCTGGCCCCGCTCGCCCTGGGCGTGGCGCTCCTCACCTGGCTGGGGGTGCTCAAGATGACGCGGATGGTGTCGGCGGCGTCGCTGGCGGGCGCGGCCGTGCTGGCTGTGGTGCTGGCCCTGGCGCCGCCGCCGGACGGCCACGTGGAGATCCGCTGGCTGGGGTGGGCGATCGCCGCGTTCGTCATCTTCTCGCACCGCGCCAACCTGCGCCGCATCGTGCGCGGCGAGGAGCCCCGCTTCGGGCGCGGGCACGAGCCGGAGGCCACCGTGGCCGCCGCGGCCATCACCGCAGACGCGGAGGAGGTCCGTTGAGCCTGGAGCGCACCGCAGTCATCGGCGCCGGGAGCTGGGGGACGGCGCTCGCCAACCTCCTCGCCAAGAAGGGCGGTGAGACCGTCCTCTGGTCGTTCGAGCCCGAGGTGGCGGAATCGATCCGCGCCGAGCAGGTCAACCGCCGCTACCTGGACAGCGTGCGGCTGGACGAACGGCTGCGCGTGACCACCGACATGGAGGAGGCGCTCGACGGCGCATCCGTTGTCGTCTCCGTGTCGCCGTCGCACGTGGTGCGGCCGGTGATGGCGCAGGCGGCGCGGCACATGGCCCCAGGTGCGCTGGTGGTGAGCGCGTCCAAGGGGATCGAGAACGAGTCGTTGAAGACGATGGACGAGGTCCTGGCCGACGTCCTCCCCGACGGAAACGCCGCCGCCTTCCTCTCCGGCCCCTCCTTCGCGCAGGAGGTGGGGGAGGAGCACCCGACGGCCGTCACCATCGCCTCGCACCAGCCCGAGGCCGCCGAGCGGGCGCAGGCGCTCTTCCAGACCCCGTACTTCCGCGTCTACACGAGCAGCGACGTGCGCGGGGTGGAGCTGGGCGGGTCGCTCAAGAACGTCATCGCCATCGCGGCCGGCGTCGTGGAGGGGCTCGGGTACCGCCACAACACGCAGGCCGCCCTCATCACCCGCGGCCTCGCCGAGATCACGCGGTTGGGCGTCGCCGCCGGCGCGGAGCCGTCGACGTTCGCGGGGCTGGCGGGGATGGGCGACCTCATCCTCACCTGCACGGGCTCCCTCAGTCGCAACCGGCAGGTGGGGATCGAGCTGGGGCGTGGCCGGCCCATCGACGAGATCCTGGGCGGGATGGTGGCGGTGGCGGAGGGGGTGCGCACCGCGCGCTCGGCCCGCGACCTCGCGCGCAAGCTGGGGATCGAGATGCCCATCGTAGAGGTGGTGCACGCGATGCTGTACGAGGGCCTCGCCGCCACGCGCGCGCTGGAGCTCCTCATGCT from Longimicrobium sp. includes:
- the plsY gene encoding glycerol-3-phosphate 1-O-acyltransferase PlsY; the encoded protein is MSPWLALAASYLWGAVPASYLAGKWSRGIDLRRHGSGNLGATNTFRVLGAKVAAPVMVFDILKGFLPVFLFTRWDEPAGWQWGLAYGAAAIVGHVFPVYMGFKGGKGVATGAGVFLALAPLALGVALLTWLGVLKMTRMVSAASLAGAAVLAVVLALAPPPDGHVEIRWLGWAIAAFVIFSHRANLRRIVRGEEPRFGRGHEPEATVAAAAITADAEEVR
- a CDS encoding NAD(P)H-dependent glycerol-3-phosphate dehydrogenase, which produces MSLERTAVIGAGSWGTALANLLAKKGGETVLWSFEPEVAESIRAEQVNRRYLDSVRLDERLRVTTDMEEALDGASVVVSVSPSHVVRPVMAQAARHMAPGALVVSASKGIENESLKTMDEVLADVLPDGNAAAFLSGPSFAQEVGEEHPTAVTIASHQPEAAERAQALFQTPYFRVYTSSDVRGVELGGSLKNVIAIAAGVVEGLGYRHNTQAALITRGLAEITRLGVAAGAEPSTFAGLAGMGDLILTCTGSLSRNRQVGIELGRGRPIDEILGGMVAVAEGVRTARSARDLARKLGIEMPIVEVVHAMLYEGLAATRALELLMLREPRRETWG